The Arachis hypogaea cultivar Tifrunner chromosome 19, arahy.Tifrunner.gnm2.J5K5, whole genome shotgun sequence genome has a window encoding:
- the LOC112775662 gene encoding dihydrolipoyllysine-residue acetyltransferase component 1 of pyruvate dehydrogenase complex, mitochondrial isoform X2, with the protein MALSLSRLRHPLISRSLRLLSSSSSVSRSLSRLTSLSRLTGVCDNSLKPKWFGIRYFSSADSSHIVIGMPALSPTMTQGNIAKWRKKEGDKIEVGDILCEIETDKATLEFESLEEGFLAKILVPDGSKDVPVGQPIAITVEDQDDIKNVPASVGSGTEVKEKKPIHQDDSDEERKSEPTSTHINASELPPHILLEMPALSPTMNQGNIAKWRKKEGDKIEVGDILCEIETDKATLEYESMEEGYLAKILAPEGSKEVAVGQPIAITVEDAGDIEAVKNSSGSRSASKNEQTTKHDTKTEVKPQKTSSKRISPAAKLLISEYGLDASTINASGPHGTLLKGDVLSAIKSGKLTPKPYSAKEKASPSQSHQQSAASPESKSASASKQSDAYEDLPNSQIRKVIAKRLLESKQNTPHLYLSSDVTLDPLLSLRKDLKEQYDVKVSVNDIIIKVVAAALRNVPEANAYWDAEKGEVVLCDSVDISIAVATEKGLMTPIIRNADHKTISAISSEVKELAAKARDGKLKPQEFQGGTFSISNLGMYPVDKFCAIINPPQACILAVGRGNKVVEPIIGSDGIEKPAVVNKLNLTLSADHRVFDGKVGGAFLSALKSNFSDIRRLLL; encoded by the exons atGGCTCTTTCACTGTCGCGGCTTCGTCACCCTCTCATCTCTCGCTCCCTTCGCCtcctttcctcttcctcttccgtTTCCAGATCCCTCTCTCG GCTTACATCTTTGTCTAGGCTTACAGGAGTCTGTGATAATTCTTTAAAGCCAAAG TGGTTTGGTATCAGATACTTCTCATCTGCAG ACTCATCACACATAGTCATTGGGATGCCTGCTTTATCTCCTACAATG ACCCAAGGTAACATTGCAAAatggagaaagaaagaaggagataaG ATAGAAGTTGGTGATATACTATGTGAAATTGAAACCGACAAGGCTACACTTGAATTTGAAAGTCTTGAAGAGGG ATTTCTTGCTAAGATATTGGTACCTGATGGTTCAAAGGATGTGCCAGTTGGACAACCAATTGCAATAACA GTTGAGGATCAAGATGATATTAAAAATGTCCCTGCTTCTGTGGGAAGTGGGACTGAGGTTAAAGAGAAGAAACCAATACATCAGGATGACTCGGATGAGGAAAGGAAATCAGAACCAACATCCACTCACATTAATGCATCAGAACTTCCACCTCATATCCTTCTTGAAATGCCGGCTTTGTCCCCAACAATG AACCAAGGGAACATTGCTAAATGGAGGAAAAAAGAAGGCGACAAG ATTGAAGTGGGTGACATATTATGTGAGATAGAGACAGACAAAGCTACCCTTGAATATGAAAGTATGGAGGAAGG ATACTTGGCTAAGATACTTGCACCAGAAGGTTCAAAAGAAGTGGCAGTTGGACAACCTATTGCAATAACA GTTGAAGATGCAGGTGATATTGAAGCTGTAAAGAATTCTAGTGGTAGCAGATCTGCAAGCAAAAATGAGCAGACCACCAAACATGATACTAAAACTGAGGTGAAACCACAGAAAACTAGTTCAAAAAGAATTAGCCCAGCTGCAAAGTTGCTAATTTCGGAATATGGATTGGATGCATCGACAATAAATGCCTCTGGTCCACATGGCACTTTACTGAAAGGGGATGTTCTGTCTGCAATTAAATCAGGAAAATTGACTCCAAAACCTTATTCAGCTAAAGAGAAGGCATCACCATCTCAAAGTCATCAACAATCTGCAGCATCACCAGAGTCAAAGTCTGCTTCTGCCTCAAAGCAGTCAGATGCATATGAAGATCTTCCCAATAGTCAAATTCGCAAG GTTATTGCAAAGAGGTTGTTGGAATCAAAACAAAACACACCACACTTGTATTTATCATCAG ATGTTACTTTGGATCCTCTTCTCTCCCTTAGAAAAGATCTTAAAG AGCAGTATGATGTTAAAGTTTCGGTGAATGACATTATTATCAAAGTTGTAGCAGCTGCTCTCAGAAATGTCCCAGAAGCAAATG CATACTGGGATGCTGAAAAGGGTGAAGTTGTTTTATGTGATTCTGTTGACATATCTATAGCGGTTGCCACTGAGAAG GGCTTGATGACTCCAATAATAAGAAATGCTGATCATAAGACAATATCTGCCATCTCGTCTGAG GTCAAGGAACTAGCAGCAAAGGCACGTGATGGCAAGTTGAAGCCACAAGAATTCCAAGGGGGTACTTTTAG CATTTCAAACTTAGGAATGTATCCTGTGGATAAATTCTGTGCTATTATAAACCCCCCACAG GCTTGCATTCTTGCTGTAGGGAGGGGCAACAAAGTTGTGGAACCAATAATTGGATCTGATG GAATTGAGAAGCCAGCAGTCGTCAATAAGTTGAACTTAACATTATCGGCTGATCATCGTGTTTTCGATGGCAAAGTTGGAG GTGCATTTCTCTCTGCTTTGAAATCAAACTTCAGTGATATAAGAAGGCTTCTTTTATAA
- the LOC112775662 gene encoding dihydrolipoyllysine-residue acetyltransferase component 1 of pyruvate dehydrogenase complex, mitochondrial isoform X3, whose translation MPALSPTMTQGNIAKWRKKEGDKIEVGDILCEIETDKATLEFESLEEGFLAKILVPDGSKDVPVGQPIAITVEDQDDIKNVPASVGSGTEVKEKKPIHQDDSDEERKSEPTSTHINASELPPHILLEMPALSPTMNQGNIAKWRKKEGDKIEVGDILCEIETDKATLEYESMEEGYLAKILAPEGSKEVAVGQPIAITVEDAGDIEAVKNSSGSRSASKNEQTTKHDTKTEVKPQKTSSKRISPAAKLLISEYGLDASTINASGPHGTLLKGDVLSAIKSGKLTPKPYSAKEKASPSQSHQQSAASPESKSASASKQSDAYEDLPNSQIRKVIAKRLLESKQNTPHLYLSSDVTLDPLLSLRKDLKEQYDVKVSVNDIIIKVVAAALRNVPEANAYWDAEKGEVVLCDSVDISIAVATEKGLMTPIIRNADHKTISAISSEVKELAAKARDGKLKPQEFQGGTFSISNLGMYPVDKFCAIINPPQACILAVGRGNKVVEPIIGSDGIEKPAVVNKLNLTLSADHRVFDGKVGGAFLSALKSNFSDIRRLLL comes from the exons ATGCCTGCTTTATCTCCTACAATG ACCCAAGGTAACATTGCAAAatggagaaagaaagaaggagataaG ATAGAAGTTGGTGATATACTATGTGAAATTGAAACCGACAAGGCTACACTTGAATTTGAAAGTCTTGAAGAGGG ATTTCTTGCTAAGATATTGGTACCTGATGGTTCAAAGGATGTGCCAGTTGGACAACCAATTGCAATAACA GTTGAGGATCAAGATGATATTAAAAATGTCCCTGCTTCTGTGGGAAGTGGGACTGAGGTTAAAGAGAAGAAACCAATACATCAGGATGACTCGGATGAGGAAAGGAAATCAGAACCAACATCCACTCACATTAATGCATCAGAACTTCCACCTCATATCCTTCTTGAAATGCCGGCTTTGTCCCCAACAATG AACCAAGGGAACATTGCTAAATGGAGGAAAAAAGAAGGCGACAAG ATTGAAGTGGGTGACATATTATGTGAGATAGAGACAGACAAAGCTACCCTTGAATATGAAAGTATGGAGGAAGG ATACTTGGCTAAGATACTTGCACCAGAAGGTTCAAAAGAAGTGGCAGTTGGACAACCTATTGCAATAACA GTTGAAGATGCAGGTGATATTGAAGCTGTAAAGAATTCTAGTGGTAGCAGATCTGCAAGCAAAAATGAGCAGACCACCAAACATGATACTAAAACTGAGGTGAAACCACAGAAAACTAGTTCAAAAAGAATTAGCCCAGCTGCAAAGTTGCTAATTTCGGAATATGGATTGGATGCATCGACAATAAATGCCTCTGGTCCACATGGCACTTTACTGAAAGGGGATGTTCTGTCTGCAATTAAATCAGGAAAATTGACTCCAAAACCTTATTCAGCTAAAGAGAAGGCATCACCATCTCAAAGTCATCAACAATCTGCAGCATCACCAGAGTCAAAGTCTGCTTCTGCCTCAAAGCAGTCAGATGCATATGAAGATCTTCCCAATAGTCAAATTCGCAAG GTTATTGCAAAGAGGTTGTTGGAATCAAAACAAAACACACCACACTTGTATTTATCATCAG ATGTTACTTTGGATCCTCTTCTCTCCCTTAGAAAAGATCTTAAAG AGCAGTATGATGTTAAAGTTTCGGTGAATGACATTATTATCAAAGTTGTAGCAGCTGCTCTCAGAAATGTCCCAGAAGCAAATG CATACTGGGATGCTGAAAAGGGTGAAGTTGTTTTATGTGATTCTGTTGACATATCTATAGCGGTTGCCACTGAGAAG GGCTTGATGACTCCAATAATAAGAAATGCTGATCATAAGACAATATCTGCCATCTCGTCTGAG GTCAAGGAACTAGCAGCAAAGGCACGTGATGGCAAGTTGAAGCCACAAGAATTCCAAGGGGGTACTTTTAG CATTTCAAACTTAGGAATGTATCCTGTGGATAAATTCTGTGCTATTATAAACCCCCCACAG GCTTGCATTCTTGCTGTAGGGAGGGGCAACAAAGTTGTGGAACCAATAATTGGATCTGATG GAATTGAGAAGCCAGCAGTCGTCAATAAGTTGAACTTAACATTATCGGCTGATCATCGTGTTTTCGATGGCAAAGTTGGAG GTGCATTTCTCTCTGCTTTGAAATCAAACTTCAGTGATATAAGAAGGCTTCTTTTATAA
- the LOC112777375 gene encoding probable 6-phosphogluconolactonase 4, chloroplastic → MIQTPFRSLTNPTQVLLPPSSSSSSPSSLRFSSTLFSFRGFSLSSVTPKHKSPLLSPLKSSMAESQKSNAVVEVFEKEELPVSLAKYVADVSNKFTTERGAFTVCLSGGSLISYLRKLLEPPYVDSLEWSKWHVFWVDERVVPKTHEDSNYKLAYDGLLSKVPIPAGNVYAINDALSAEGAAEDYETCLRQLVKNGVIASSSVTGFPKFDLMLLGMGPDGHVASLFPGHPLLKENKKWVTFIKDSPKPPPERITFTFPVINSSAYTALVVTGAGKSDAVHSALRGSQNSPKLPVAMVSPEGELKWFLDKGAASKL, encoded by the exons ATGATTCAAACCCCGTTTCGCTCTCTCACTAACCCAACCCAAGTTCTTCTtccgccttcttcttcttcttcttctccttcttccctcAGATTCTCGTCGACCCTCTTCTCCTTCAGAGGGTTTTCTCTTTCTTCGGTTACTCCGAAACACAAAAGTCCGCTTTTGTCACCTTTGAAATCGTCGATGGCGGAGTCCCAGAAGAGCAATGCGGTTGTCGAGGTCTTCGAAAAAGAGGAGCTTCCGGTGTCTCTGGCCAAATACGTCGCTGATGTCTCCAACAAGTTCACCACTGAAAGAGGCGCTTTCACCGTTTGCTTGTCCGGTGGCTCTCTCATCAGTTATCTCAG GAAATTGCTGGAACCACCTTATGTTGATTCTCTTGAATGGTCTAAGTGGCATGTGTTTTGGGTGGATGAGAGAGTAGTGCCCAAGACTCATGAAGATAGTAACTACAAACTTGCTTATGATGGATTGCTATCCaag GTGCCCATTCCTGCTGGCAATGTTTATGCAATCAATGATGCCCTGTCAGCTGAGGGGGCGGCTGAGGATTACGAGACATGTCTCAGACAGTTGGTCAAGAATGGTGTGATAGCTTCATCATCAGTCACCGGATTCCCCAAATTTGATCTCATGCTGCTTGGTATGGGTCCAGATGGCCATGTAGCATCTTTATTCCCAGGGCATCCTCTTTTGAAGGAGAATAAAAAGTGGGTTACCTTCATCAAGGACTCCCCAAAACCGCCCCCGGAGCGTATAACTttcacttttccagtgatcaatTCCTCTGCTTACACTGCACTTGTGGTGACCGGTGCTGGAAAATCGGACGCAGTTCACTCTGCGCTGCGCGGATCTCAAAATTCTCCTAAGCTTCCTGTTGCAATGGTTTCACCCGAAGGAGAGTTGAAATGGTTCTTAGACAAGGGTGCAGCCTCAAAGCTGTAG
- the LOC112775662 gene encoding dihydrolipoyllysine-residue acetyltransferase component 1 of pyruvate dehydrogenase complex, mitochondrial isoform X1 — MALSLSRLRHPLISRSLRLLSSSSSVSRSLSRTSKSGIFSVGCDEHQRLTSLSRLTGVCDNSLKPKWFGIRYFSSADSSHIVIGMPALSPTMTQGNIAKWRKKEGDKIEVGDILCEIETDKATLEFESLEEGFLAKILVPDGSKDVPVGQPIAITVEDQDDIKNVPASVGSGTEVKEKKPIHQDDSDEERKSEPTSTHINASELPPHILLEMPALSPTMNQGNIAKWRKKEGDKIEVGDILCEIETDKATLEYESMEEGYLAKILAPEGSKEVAVGQPIAITVEDAGDIEAVKNSSGSRSASKNEQTTKHDTKTEVKPQKTSSKRISPAAKLLISEYGLDASTINASGPHGTLLKGDVLSAIKSGKLTPKPYSAKEKASPSQSHQQSAASPESKSASASKQSDAYEDLPNSQIRKVIAKRLLESKQNTPHLYLSSDVTLDPLLSLRKDLKEQYDVKVSVNDIIIKVVAAALRNVPEANAYWDAEKGEVVLCDSVDISIAVATEKGLMTPIIRNADHKTISAISSEVKELAAKARDGKLKPQEFQGGTFSISNLGMYPVDKFCAIINPPQACILAVGRGNKVVEPIIGSDGIEKPAVVNKLNLTLSADHRVFDGKVGGAFLSALKSNFSDIRRLLL, encoded by the exons atGGCTCTTTCACTGTCGCGGCTTCGTCACCCTCTCATCTCTCGCTCCCTTCGCCtcctttcctcttcctcttccgtTTCCAGATCCCTCTCTCG AACTTCTAAGTCAGGGATTTTCTCTGTGGGTTGTGATGAGCATCAAAG GCTTACATCTTTGTCTAGGCTTACAGGAGTCTGTGATAATTCTTTAAAGCCAAAG TGGTTTGGTATCAGATACTTCTCATCTGCAG ACTCATCACACATAGTCATTGGGATGCCTGCTTTATCTCCTACAATG ACCCAAGGTAACATTGCAAAatggagaaagaaagaaggagataaG ATAGAAGTTGGTGATATACTATGTGAAATTGAAACCGACAAGGCTACACTTGAATTTGAAAGTCTTGAAGAGGG ATTTCTTGCTAAGATATTGGTACCTGATGGTTCAAAGGATGTGCCAGTTGGACAACCAATTGCAATAACA GTTGAGGATCAAGATGATATTAAAAATGTCCCTGCTTCTGTGGGAAGTGGGACTGAGGTTAAAGAGAAGAAACCAATACATCAGGATGACTCGGATGAGGAAAGGAAATCAGAACCAACATCCACTCACATTAATGCATCAGAACTTCCACCTCATATCCTTCTTGAAATGCCGGCTTTGTCCCCAACAATG AACCAAGGGAACATTGCTAAATGGAGGAAAAAAGAAGGCGACAAG ATTGAAGTGGGTGACATATTATGTGAGATAGAGACAGACAAAGCTACCCTTGAATATGAAAGTATGGAGGAAGG ATACTTGGCTAAGATACTTGCACCAGAAGGTTCAAAAGAAGTGGCAGTTGGACAACCTATTGCAATAACA GTTGAAGATGCAGGTGATATTGAAGCTGTAAAGAATTCTAGTGGTAGCAGATCTGCAAGCAAAAATGAGCAGACCACCAAACATGATACTAAAACTGAGGTGAAACCACAGAAAACTAGTTCAAAAAGAATTAGCCCAGCTGCAAAGTTGCTAATTTCGGAATATGGATTGGATGCATCGACAATAAATGCCTCTGGTCCACATGGCACTTTACTGAAAGGGGATGTTCTGTCTGCAATTAAATCAGGAAAATTGACTCCAAAACCTTATTCAGCTAAAGAGAAGGCATCACCATCTCAAAGTCATCAACAATCTGCAGCATCACCAGAGTCAAAGTCTGCTTCTGCCTCAAAGCAGTCAGATGCATATGAAGATCTTCCCAATAGTCAAATTCGCAAG GTTATTGCAAAGAGGTTGTTGGAATCAAAACAAAACACACCACACTTGTATTTATCATCAG ATGTTACTTTGGATCCTCTTCTCTCCCTTAGAAAAGATCTTAAAG AGCAGTATGATGTTAAAGTTTCGGTGAATGACATTATTATCAAAGTTGTAGCAGCTGCTCTCAGAAATGTCCCAGAAGCAAATG CATACTGGGATGCTGAAAAGGGTGAAGTTGTTTTATGTGATTCTGTTGACATATCTATAGCGGTTGCCACTGAGAAG GGCTTGATGACTCCAATAATAAGAAATGCTGATCATAAGACAATATCTGCCATCTCGTCTGAG GTCAAGGAACTAGCAGCAAAGGCACGTGATGGCAAGTTGAAGCCACAAGAATTCCAAGGGGGTACTTTTAG CATTTCAAACTTAGGAATGTATCCTGTGGATAAATTCTGTGCTATTATAAACCCCCCACAG GCTTGCATTCTTGCTGTAGGGAGGGGCAACAAAGTTGTGGAACCAATAATTGGATCTGATG GAATTGAGAAGCCAGCAGTCGTCAATAAGTTGAACTTAACATTATCGGCTGATCATCGTGTTTTCGATGGCAAAGTTGGAG GTGCATTTCTCTCTGCTTTGAAATCAAACTTCAGTGATATAAGAAGGCTTCTTTTATAA
- the LOC112777374 gene encoding pyruvate kinase 1, cytosolic, with protein sequence MQSSPMLLEEPIRMASILEPSKPSFFPAMTKIVGTLGPKSRSIDTISRCLDAGMSVARFDFSWGDPEYHQETLENLRAAIKTTKKLCAVMLDTVGPEVQVVNRTDRPISLEADTLVVLTPDQSKEATPNLLPVNFSELSKAVKKGDTIFIGKYLFTGSETTSVWLEVSEVNGDDVTCLIKNSATLSGSLYTLHVSQIRINLPTLTDKDKEVISTWGVRNNIDFLSLYARHVEDVRHARDFLSKLGDLKQTQVYAKIENIEGLNHFDEILREADGVILSRGNLGIDLPPEKVFLFQKAAIYKCNMAGKPVVVTRVVDTMTDNLRPTRAEATDVANAVLDGSDAILLGAETLRGLYPVETISIVGKICAEAEKVYNQDLYFKKTVKHVGEPMSHLESIASSAVRAAIKVRASVIICFTSSGRAARLIAKYRPTMPVISVVIPQLKTDQLRWTFTGAFEARQSLIIRGLFPMLADPQHPAESKSGANESILKVALDHGKAFGIIKPHDRVVVCQKVGDSSVVKIIELED encoded by the exons ATGCAGTCAAGTCCTATGCTTCTCGAAGAACCTATCAGGATGGCATCCATACTTGAGCCATCTAAGCCT AGTTTCTTTCCAGCTATGACTAAGATTGTTGGCACACTCGGTCCAAAGTCTCGTTCAATCGACACAATTTCGCGTTGCCTTGATGCAGGAATGTCTG TTGCAAGATTTGATTTCTCGTGGGGAGATCCAGAATACCACCAAGAGACATTGGAAAACTTGAGGGCTGCTATCAAAACTACCAAGAAACTCTGTGCA GTTATGCTAGATACGGTCGGTCCAGAAGTACAAGTTGTGAATAGAACCGATCGACCAATTTCCCTCGAAGCAGATACATTAGTTGTATTAACTCCGGATCAAAGCAAAGAAGCTACACCGAATCTCTTGCCAGTAAATTTTAGTGAACTATCAAAG GCTGTGAAGAAGGGTGATACTATTTTTATTGGAAAATACTTGTTTACTGGAAGTGAAACAACTTCTGTATGGTTGGAG GTCAGCGAGGTGAATGGTGACGATGTCACTTGTCTTATAAAAAATTCGGCTACACTTTCTGGGTCACTATATACATTACATGTTTCTCAGATTCGTATTAATCTTCCCACTCTTACTGATAAGGATAAGGAG GTAATTAGCACATGGGGTGTTAGAAACAATATCGATTTCCTTTCACTGTATGCTCGGCATGTAGAAGATGTTCGCCAT GCCCGTGATTTTTTGTCTAAATTAGGTGACCTCAAGCAGACACAGGTTTATGCAAAGATTGAAAATATAGAG GGATTGAACCATTTTGATGAGATACTGAGAGAAGCAGATGGTGTCATCCTTTCGCGTGGAAATTTAGGAATCGATCTCCCACCTGAGAAG GTGTTTTTATTTCAAAAAGCTGCTATTTACAAGTGTAACATGGCTGGAAAGCCAGTTGTTGTTACACGTGTCGTCGACACTATGACCGATAATCTAAGACCTACTCGTGCTGAAGCAACTGATGTTGCCAATGCAGTGTTGGATG GCAGTGATGCTATTCTCCTTGGGGCGGAGACGTTGCGGGGACTATACCCTGTAGAGACCATTTCTATTGTTGGGAAAATTTGTGCCGAG GCAGAGAAAGTTTATAATCAAGATTTGTATTTCAAGAAGACTGTCAAACATGTTGGAGAACCGATGAGCCACTTGGAATCAATCGCTTCATCTGCG GTACGAGCAGCCATCAAGGTTAGGGCCTCCGTTATTATTTGCTTCACATCATCTGGAAGAGCTGCAAG GTTGATTGCTAAGTATAGGCCTACTATGCCTGTGATATCTGTTGTTATTCCTCAGCTGAAAACCGATCAACTCCGATGGACGTTCACGGGCGCTTTCGAG GCAAGGCAATCACTCATTATCAGAGGCCTTTTCCCTATGCTGGCCGATCCTCAACATCCC GCTGAATCTAAAAGTGGAGCAAATGAATCAATTTTAAAGGTTGCTTTAGACCATGGCAAGGCTTTCGGCATTATAAAGCCACATGACCGAGTTGTTGTTTGCCAGAAGGTTGGTGATTCATCAGTTGTGAAAATTATTGAGCTTGAAGATTAA